Genomic DNA from Candidatus Baltobacteraceae bacterium:
CTCGGCTGAGGACGTGCGCGATCTGAGCGAGATTCGCATCGATTTGGAGTCCCGCGCGCTGCGCTTGGCGATGCCGAACATGAATAGCGCGTTGTTCAAACGCGCGGAGGCCGTCCTCGATGCGATCGATGCCGAACCGACGATCGACGCATGGGCCGACTACAATTTAACGTTTCACTGCACGCTCTACGAAGCGGCGAATCGCCCGCGGCTGCTCACCCTCATCAAGAACATGCATCGGCTCGCGAGCCGCTACTTGCTCGTGCACGTGGCGATTCTCAACTATCGCGAGCAGGGGCAGAAGGAGCACCGCGCGATTTTGGCCGCCTGCCGCGAAGGCGACGCCAAGAAGGCGGAGCGCCTGCTGCGCCACCACATCAACGACGTGGCCGATATGCTCGAAGACTACCTCCGCCAGCGCACGGCGACGCGCTGGTGATCGCCGGCCGGGCGGGCGTTTAGCAGGCCGGACGGTGTGGAAAGTCTCTTCCAGCCGGCCCTCGCGGG
This window encodes:
- a CDS encoding GntR family transcriptional regulator, translating into MDGTLVDDPKQTAPAVIAERIREAIVRGHLTPGQPLRQAEIAARFGVSRIPVREALSQLEGEGWVSSAPHRGVVVTDLSAEDVRDLSEIRIDLESRALRLAMPNMNSALFKRAEAVLDAIDAEPTIDAWADYNLTFHCTLYEAANRPRLLTLIKNMHRLASRYLLVHVAILNYREQGQKEHRAILAACREGDAKKAERLLRHHINDVADMLEDYLRQRTATRW